From Candidatus Eremiobacterota bacterium, the proteins below share one genomic window:
- a CDS encoding peptidylprolyl isomerase, with amino-acid sequence MFDKNIVLETTQGTIEIKLMPYVAPKACENFTTHVEKGYYDGILFHRVIKGFMLQGGDPEGNGTGGASIWGKPFEDEVSTSVKFDRPGLVAMANRGPNTNQSQFFITTSTPAHLNMRHTIFGEVISGYDVVQKIESAETSGKPYNRPLTDQKILKATVKK; translated from the coding sequence ATGTTTGATAAGAACATAGTGCTTGAGACCACCCAGGGTACCATCGAGATAAAGCTCATGCCCTACGTGGCGCCCAAGGCCTGCGAGAATTTCACTACCCACGTGGAGAAGGGCTACTATGACGGAATACTCTTTCACCGTGTCATCAAGGGCTTCATGCTCCAGGGAGGCGACCCCGAGGGGAACGGCACGGGGGGAGCGTCAATCTGGGGGAAGCCCTTTGAGGACGAAGTGAGCACCTCGGTGAAGTTTGACCGCCCCGGCCTCGTGGCGATGGCAAACAGGGGTCCCAACACCAACCAGAGCCAGTTTTTCATCACCACCTCGACGCCGGCGCACCTGAATATGCGCCATACCATCTTCGGCGAGGTGATTTCAGGCTATGACGTGGTGCAGAAGATCGAGAGTGCCGAAACGTCAGGGAAGCCTTACAACCGCCCCCTCACCGATCAGAAGATACTGAAGGCGACAGTGAAGAAGTAG